AGGGGAAACAAATTGGCGTAGTGGCCATTGGTATTTCCTTAACCAGTATTGACTCGGTTGTCAGTGAAACCCGTTGGACTATCCCGTGGACCATCTTGTTTGGCGCATTAATCGGCTCTGTTGGGACCTGGTTTTTAGTGAAAGCACTGAAGCGAATTATGTTGGGTTTCGAACCTTATGAAATCTCAAATTTATTTGAGCAGCGTAATGCCATGCTGCAATCTATTAAGGAAGGTGTCATTGCCGTTGATGCCGATTCACGTATTACTGTCGTGAACCACGAAGCAAAACGTTTATTCAAGCAAAGCGGTCCGATGGAGAACTTATTGTTGAGTAATGCCAGCAAATATTGGCCGGTGCGCTTATATCTACAACAAGTGTTAGAAACTGGCATCGCTCGCCGTGACGAAGAGATAAATTTTAATGGCAGCATATTACTGACCAACACTGTCCCGGTCATGGTAAAAGGCAATGTGATTGGTGCAATCGCGACCTTTCGCGATAAGACTGAAGTGAGTCAACTCATGCAACGCCTGACTGGCATGGTGCATTACGCAGACGCTTTACGGGCGCAGTCACACGAATTTATGAATAAGCTTCATGTCATTCTTGGCCTATTACACATGAAGTATTATCAGCAACTTGAAGATTATATCGTTAAAACATCGAACAATTATCAAGCAGAAATTGGCTCACTATTGCGTAAAGTCAAATCCCCAGTTATCGCTGGTTTCTTGTTAGGTAAAATTAATCGCGCACGGGATTTAGGTATCACACTATCCATCAGTGACGACAGCCTATTACCAGATACCGAGAATGAACAAGTGACCACGACATTAATTACGGTGTTAGGTAACTTAATTGAGAATGCCCTCGAGGCGATCGGCAACCAGAACCAACGCGAAATCAATGTCAGTTTTCATTATCAAAATGGCCGGGTGCATTGTGTCGTCAGTGATGACGGGCCAGGAATACCCGCTGAATTACAAAATCGCATTTTTGATAACGGCTTCTCCACCAAAGGAACTGAACACGGTATCGGTTTGAGTTTGGTGCGGCAGAGTTTAGAAAGTATTGGCGGCGATATTGAGTTTGACTCTGAAGCCGGTGTTTTCACACAGTTCTTTATCAGTCTCCCCTATGACATTATCCTTAATAATAGTGCATCGAATAATAATATGGCTTCTAGTGATATTTCTTCAAACAACATCAGTGCGGTAAATCATGATTAATGTATTAATAGTGGATGATGATGCAATGGTGGCGGAACTGAACAAGTGCTACCTCAATCAGGTCTCCGGCTTCAACTGTTGCGGTTCAGTTTCCAGCTTGCAGCAAGCCAGAGAATATTTAATGACGGCACTACACCCCATTGATTTGGTGCTATTGGATGTTTTTATGCGTCAGGATAATGGGTTAGATTTACTGCCAGTGTTACGTGAATTCAGTGTGCATACTGATGTGATCGTTATTTCTTCAGCGACCGATGTCAATACCATCAAAAAAGCGCTGCAATATGGCGTGGTTGATTACTTGATCAAGCCTTTCCAGTTTTCACGTTTCGAAGAGGCGCTGTCCACCTACCGTGAGAAAAAGAACTTACTGGAACAACGTGAATATTGTGCTCAAGAAGACGTCGATTCTTTACTACGGCGCAGCAATACCGCCCCTACCGAGCGTAAAAAACTTCCGAAAGGGCTGACTGCGCAGACACTGCGTACTGTATGCGAATGGATTCAAGAAATGCAGGAGGGAGAGTTCTCGACTGAACAGATGGCAAACGCCATTGGTATTTCGCGAGTTTCTTGCCGTAAGTATTTAATTTATCTTTCTGATACCGAGGTGCTTAGCACTAAGGTTCTTTACGGGGCAACTGGACGGCCCGTTTATCTCTACAAGCGCTTACCTAATCAGCAAGAAGTGTTAAAGCAGTATTGTCAATAAGGGGTTATCCATAAGCCGTAAGCGCCAGATCATCTTGCCAAAAAAAGGTACCCAATCAGGGTACCGCTAATCACTTATCGGCTATAAAGATCTCTTTATATAATCCAACCTAATAGCAGCGTCGCGCCAATCACCGTCGATGCACCGCCAATGCGAGTAGCTATCTGAGCAAAAGGCATCAACGACATCCGGTTAGATGCAGACAAAATCGCAACATCCCCGGTTCCGCCTAGCCCGCTATGACAGCTCGTGACAATGGAAGCTTCAACTGGATACATATTTAAATACGGGGCGATGATAAAACTGATTGCTGCCATTGAAAGCACTACGGCACCACAGACCACAACATAGCCGACAGAGAATACCGCCACGACACTTTCCAGTGGAACATACAGCATCCCTAGGCCAATCATCAGCGGCCATACCAGTGTTGTGGAGACAAATTTGTACCAACTATGCGCGCCCTGTTCCATTTTTGCTGGAATAACCTGTGCGTATTTACACATCACTGCAATCAAGATCATCAGCACAGGGCCGGGAATATGAACAAGATGTTCAAATAAGCCCCCCACAATAAAGAAAGCACAGGTCATCAACAACCCGCCCCCCATTAATTGAAAGTCAGCTTGTTTTGGTCCTTCTTGTGAAGTGAAAATGGCGTTGTCCTTTGCCGAACGAATTAACATTCCCTCGCCATTGAGATCCTTGCGGCGCATACCAATGCGCGCTAGCACTCCCGCACAGATAATCGCGAAGATATTCCCAACAACGGCCGCAGGCGCAAGTTGAGCAACATAGACATCGGGTGATTGCCCAAGGATTGCGGAATAAGCTAATGATAATGGCAAGATACCTTCACCAATACCGCCACCGATGATGGGTACAATAATAAAGAAGAAGGTGTGATAGAAGGTAAAACCGAATAGTTTTCCAACCAGTAAACCGGTAGCCACAGCTGTTATCGTGCCGACTACCAATGGAATAAACATCCGGGTCATTCCCTGAATTAGCACGACACGGTTCATTCCGAGAATACTGCCAACGACCAAACTGGCTATCACGAAATAGAGTAAATTTGCTTCCTTCATCAACAAGTGAACGGTATCCAACGTGTTCGTTTGGAAAATGCCAAAGTAAACGAGTACCGATGGCACCATTAAGCATAAAATAGCCGGTCCACCGATATCTTTTAAAACAGGTATATGGCGACCAATGTGAGAAAGAACAAACCCCATGGTCATGATCACCGCTAAACCGCCAATCATATTTTTCGGTAAATAGCTGGCATAGGCCGAAATGAATACAATGGCTGAAATCGTGATAAACAACATCACTGGCATTGTATTTATATTCATTTCGTTGATTATTGAAATAAATCTATTCACTGTGGACTTATTTGTTAAATCACTGTTTTCAGTGGATTCAAGGGCGATATCCTGATTTATTTTTTTCATTTTAGACCTACAGTTGGGTAATACATAAGGAATTGGCGTCTTATCAAATGTCGCAACAATTTAATATTCACACGATTTATACATCAAATGGAATAATCAATAAAATCAGTGAAAAACATAAAAATCCGACATCGCATATCAATTCTCTTTATTGGAGCCAATGATATATACCATTAAGCTACCACTCGGTTACAAATAAAAAAACCGCTAATGACCAATGATTTTAATTTTTGAGAATTTATCGTCAAGTTTATTATAATTAACTTATTTTGGCGTTTTGTAATTAAAAAATTCGAAGCACCCCTAATTTATTTGGTATGCTATTTAGTTGGAAGTGGTTAATTTGATTTTGAACTCAATGCAGATCATTGGAGGCGTTTTTAGCATATCCTTCAGGCTTAAGCTGGCTAATTAATAATATTCCCAACTGACGCACCATTTTCTTTTAAGATATTTCTAAACAAGCCACCCACTCATTGCTGTATCGTGTGTTTTTACTTTTTATAGATTTATTGAGTTTCTTATGCGCAGACAGACCATCACAGAATTCCAATGTGAGAATATCTGTACCACTACTCATTAAAAAACGGGTTTTACTGCAAAGACCTAATCACCTTAACAAATATCATTGCGAACGTTAACCTTGCTACATAAAAATACCATATGATTTTAAAATTCAACATTGAGTATAATGATAAGTGTAAATTATAGTCACAAACGAAACGCTCAATTCTATGATGAGAAGTAATCAGACAACATTAAGTTATGACGATGCTCATTGAGATATTAACCATGAGCTAACAATTAATATGCGAGATAAGAAATGTTTAAATTTTCGTCAAATAACCAATGCCTTATGGATCGGTGTTTTTTCACTCGATAGATGTAGGGAATGTTATCCTAGGCAAACATTTTCACTGCATATAAAACAACCCATTGATTTTAATTAATGATTCTTGTAATAACTTAAAAAAAATAATTTATATGTAAATATTTTTTTGCCTCATCACGATAGAAACGATAGCATGCGCCTCCTAAACCGAATGATAGTAATAAAAACCATAATAACTGAAGGCGCTAAGACGCTATTTATGCATTAACCTTTAGCAATCTGTGTCTGTAATACATTCACGATAATTGCTCGACCGACAGGAAAATAGGGAAATTCTATGATGTCAGGAAAATACTCCGCGGAAACCCAACACGCCGCAAAGAAACGTTGGTTAGATTCTCATGATGCTGGCTACCACAAAAGTATGGGGCGGCGTCACATACAGATGATAGCTATTGGAGGATCTATTGGTACTGGGCTCTTTTTGGGTACAGGTGCCCGTCTTCAAATGGCGGGCCCAGCACTCGCAATTGTCTATCTCATATGTGGCATTTTCTCGTTTTTTATTCTCAGAGCTCTCGGTGAACTCATCCTACACCGCCCTTCAAGTGGCAGTTTTGTTTCATACGCTAGAGAGTTTTTAGGCGAAAAAGCGTCTTATGTTGCTGGTTGGATGTATTTCCTCAACTGGGCCATGACAGGGATTGTTGATATTACTGCCGTTGCACTTTATATGCATTATTGGGGGTCATTCTCCGATGTTCCTCAGTGGTTATTTGCTCTCGGTGCGCTATCTATTGTCGCGACCATGAATATGATTGGTGTGAAATGGTTTGCTGAAATGGAATTCTGGTTTGCCTTAATCAAGGTCGCCGCTATTGCAATATTTCTAGCCGTCGGAGTGATATTCCTTGGCACAGGCCAGAGTGTTGCAGGACATCCGACAGGTATGCATCTTATAACCGATAATGGTGGGTTCTTCCCTCATGGGTTATTACCTGCATTGATACTAGTTCAAGGTGTCATCTTCGCTTTCGCCGGTATTGAATTAATTGGTACAGCGGCAGGCGAATGCAAAGATCCGGAAAAAATGCTACCTAAGGCCATTAATAGCGTTATTTGGCGCATCGGCCTGTTTTACGTTGGTTCCGTCGTGCTATTAGTTTGTTTGCTACCCTGGAATGCTTATCAGGCAGGCCAAAGCCCCTTTGTGACATTCTTCAGCAATTTAGGTGTCCCATACATTGGTAGTATTATGAATATTGTAGTGCTATCAGCCGCACTTTCCAGCCTGAACTCCGGGCTTTACTCCACGGGCCGCATTCTACGCTCACTGTCTATGGGGGGATCTGCCCCTAAATTCATGTCCAAAATGAGCCAACAGTCTGTTCCTTATGCTGGGATATTGGTCACCGTAGGTATTTATGTCTTTGGTGTACTACTGAACTATCTTGTTCCATCACAAGTATTTGAAATTGTCCTTAATATTGCCTCTTTAGGTATTATCAGCACTTGGGCATTTATTATTGTTTGCCAGATGAAATTACGACAAGCAATCAAACAAGGAACGGCCAAACCCGTCTCCTTTAAAATGCCCGGCGCCCCCGTAACATCCTGGCTGACACTTCTCTTTTTATTAGGTGTATTAGTGATGATGGCTTTTGACTACCCGAATGGAACTTGGACTATCGCCACAGTTCCAGTGGTCGCTATATTGCTCACTGCAGGTTGGTTCAGCTTACGCAAACGCGCTAGCGAAGTTGCTGCGGCCCCCGTTGATGCAACATCGCAAGATGCTTCCTTCAAAGAATCTGGGGCACAGAAAATAGTGCCTAAAGAACTATATAAGCAAGAGTCAGCAGGTTAATACGTTAATCGCTCAATTCAGCCATTGGGTTGCTACACACCTACTGGCTGAATTGAATTTTATGCATCATCTGCTCAATCAAGTTTGCTCAAAAGAAAATCACGTAACACCATGGCATGGTTTTGCTCTGTATCTCTACTGCCGTAGAGCAAAGTGATTGGGTGCTGTTTTAGCACCTCCAGTAAAGGTTGCCATGCATTTGAGTTATTAAGTTGAGTCTGATAGCGCACCACAAATTCAGGCCAATTCAAACATTGATGGAACCATTTCCGCAGTTCATTTTCAGGAGCCACCTCTTTTAGCCATACAACACCGTCCAAACGGGTTTTACTGATGCCTCGTGGCCAAAGGCGGTCAACCATAAAAGTATTCGCTTTGTAAGGTGGGTGCACATCATAAATGCGTTGTAACATAATCCTATTTGCGCTCACAGCCATCTCCCTTCACTTTTTTAGTTCATTTATGCATATTATCAGCTCACTGTAATGTGGTTAATACTTAACCATCAGAATTAAAATATTCGCCACAAAACTGCTGAAATAAGTTTGGGATGCCTAACGCCAGAGTGAATGATAGTGATTTCTTCATCAATACTGACATGTTATATTCGCTTCAACTGAATCATTGGTGAACATAAATGACGACTGTACCGATTAATACCACCAGACAGATGAAACAAAAAAACGTTATGCTGGTAATGAGTACGTTAAAATCACTGATATCAGCGACCAAAAGCGATATTGCGAGCCACACCGGCCTCAGTTTAGCAACGTGCGGCACAATTTTGAATGAACTGTGCGCTAAACATGAGATTATCGAAGAGTCTCTTGATGAATCACGTGGTGGTCGGCCCGCGAAACGTTACAAATATAACTCTAACTACTTTAGTGTATTAAGTATTTATGTTGAAGGGACCGATGGCTCAGGTGTTATATCCTCACGTCTGATTTCTGCTGACAATAAGACCATTGAAGAATGCGACGAAGATTATTGTGACTTCACCCATGAAATGCTGTTAAGTCACATTCAAAGAGTTATTGATAAAAATAATAATATCAAAGCGATAGGTTTGGGGTTACCAGGGGTTATTGTTGAGGGAAATGTACTTTCCTGCGATATTACTCACCTAGAAGGATTGGCTATTACGGATATGTTAAGTGTCAAATTTGGTATATTTGTCCAAGTCGGCAATGACATAAATTATGCGGCATATGGTTTTTACCGGAATAATTGCAGCAATATTGAAGCTCCTATTGCTTATATTTATATGCCAGAAAGGCATTGCGCTGGATGTGGCATTGTTATTTCTGGACAGATGCTAAGAGGCGCAAGCCAATTTGCTGGTGAAGTCTCAAAATTACCCTTTTATGATGATTTGACCGAAAGCATAAATATCACCATCTCAAACTCACTCGTCTTAGAGAGGCTCATCCATATCACCTCATCATTAATTGCAGTGATAAACCCTGCCACCATTGCCATATCTGGCGAGCAAGTCACTCAACATTCTAGTGAAGTTATCTCTAGTGAATTATTAAAAAGGTTTGATAAACAGCACATACCTCATTTTGTTTATCGGAATAATATCAAAACTGATTATCATAATGGTATTTCTGAATACACCCTCGATGCTTTCAATAACTTCCGTATTTTTGATATTTAAGATCTTAACAACTTCTGCATGTCCCACTTATTTCAGAGACAACCAACACCTCTTAGCAGTAAAAAACACTGCCACTGAGCAGTGACTATCCCTGCCCTTCAGTGACACATTTTATTGCACTTCACTCACCAAGAATGTTCTTGACACGATAGGCTCAAACAATATATTTTATTACTTACTAAAAGTCTTTTATTAACTAATTGTACCTTGATTGCTCATTCTCATAAGATAACAATCATCCCGAGTAAGGTCATAACTAAATGTCTACCTCTACCCTCTATTACCCTTTGAATTCTCAGGCTAAACGTGTCGCCACTAGAGCGATTTTCTTCGTTGCTGGCTTTGCAATGGGCCTTTGGGCATCTCTAGTACCTTACGCGCAAAAAAGGCTTAATTTCGATGCGGGCTCATTGGGCATGTTGTTACTCTGCTTAGGTACCGGCTCATTGCTTGCGATGCTTTTTTCAGGAAAGCTGATCGGCCGTTTTGGCTGTAAAAAGATAATGCTCTTGGGTATCGCACTAACCTGCTTTTTTTTACCCACATTGGCCTTTATTGACCAATTTCCCTTAATGGCACTTTGCCTGTTCTTTTTTGGTGCTGGCATTGGTTTGGTTGATGTTGCCGTCAATGTTCAAGGATCTATGGTTGAACAATCCTCTGATAAGCCCCTTATGTCAGGTTTTCACTGCTTATTTAGTGTCGGGTCAATTGCTGGTGCGGGAGGTGGCGCAATACTCTTTACCATTGGCTTAATGCCCTTAACCGTGACATTTATATCTATCGCAGTGATCGTGATTATCACCTCTGTTGTATTGAACGATTTAATTCCTTTTGGCGATCATAAAGAGCCAAGTGAGACTGTTACAACAAAACCGCGGCCTAATTTTAGGCTCTACTTTATGGCTCTGATGTGCATGATATGTTTCATGGCAGAAGGTGCTGTATTGGATTGGGGGGGCGTATTCCTGACCAATGATCGTGGTCTTGATGTCGCCCATGCTGGTTGGGGGTTTGCAATATTCGGTGGCGCCATGTCGGTAATGCGTTTTACGGGCGATAAAGTTGTCAGTCTGTTAGGCCGCAAACATGTTCTGATTATCAGCAGTATTTTTGCCATGGTGGGTTATGCCATTGCCGTTATTTTTCCTGACTGGCGGTTCACCCTGCTTGGCTTTGCGCTGGTTGGCGTTGGGGCCGCAAATATTGTCCCAGTACTCATAACACTAGCAAGTCAGGAGAAAGTCATGCCCGTCAATATGTCTGTTGCGATGGTCGCTACGATGGGCTATTTCGGTGTGTTAGGTGGCCCTGCACTGATCGGTTTTATTGCCCATTTAACGGATCTTTATATTGCATTTTCAATCGTCTCGCTGACATTCCTAATCATCGCGATCGGGGCTTTTAAGTTGAAATACACCCATGACTAATCGTGATTCTATCGAGATAAAGCTCGTGGAATTTTAACCTTACTATTTTAATAAATTTAAAGTGCAACTGAGTAGGTAAATTTACCGGCTAGCAGAAGTATGCTAGCTTTTTTTTAGAAAAATTATGCCAAGATATCTTCTATTAGTTTTATTTAGTGAAAGAGGAGAACGAAATGAGCATCAAAATTATTGCTGTCGACATGGATGGAACCTTCCTCAACGATCAGATGAGTTTTGATCGGAAGAGATTCAGTGCGCAATATTCACAATTAAAAGAACGTGGCATAAAATTTGTTGTC
The window above is part of the Yersinia massiliensis genome. Proteins encoded here:
- the dcuR gene encoding two-component system response regulator DcuR → MINVLIVDDDAMVAELNKCYLNQVSGFNCCGSVSSLQQAREYLMTALHPIDLVLLDVFMRQDNGLDLLPVLREFSVHTDVIVISSATDVNTIKKALQYGVVDYLIKPFQFSRFEEALSTYREKKNLLEQREYCAQEDVDSLLRRSNTAPTERKKLPKGLTAQTLRTVCEWIQEMQEGEFSTEQMANAIGISRVSCRKYLIYLSDTEVLSTKVLYGATGRPVYLYKRLPNQQEVLKQYCQ
- a CDS encoding DUF488 domain-containing protein; the encoded protein is MAVSANRIMLQRIYDVHPPYKANTFMVDRLWPRGISKTRLDGVVWLKEVAPENELRKWFHQCLNWPEFVVRYQTQLNNSNAWQPLLEVLKQHPITLLYGSRDTEQNHAMVLRDFLLSKLD
- a CDS encoding MFS transporter, producing the protein MSTSTLYYPLNSQAKRVATRAIFFVAGFAMGLWASLVPYAQKRLNFDAGSLGMLLLCLGTGSLLAMLFSGKLIGRFGCKKIMLLGIALTCFFLPTLAFIDQFPLMALCLFFFGAGIGLVDVAVNVQGSMVEQSSDKPLMSGFHCLFSVGSIAGAGGGAILFTIGLMPLTVTFISIAVIVIITSVVLNDLIPFGDHKEPSETVTTKPRPNFRLYFMALMCMICFMAEGAVLDWGGVFLTNDRGLDVAHAGWGFAIFGGAMSVMRFTGDKVVSLLGRKHVLIISSIFAMVGYAIAVIFPDWRFTLLGFALVGVGAANIVPVLITLASQEKVMPVNMSVAMVATMGYFGVLGGPALIGFIAHLTDLYIAFSIVSLTFLIIAIGAFKLKYTHD
- a CDS encoding 2-hydroxycarboxylate transporter family protein, encoding MKKINQDIALESTENSDLTNKSTVNRFISIINEMNINTMPVMLFITISAIVFISAYASYLPKNMIGGLAVIMTMGFVLSHIGRHIPVLKDIGGPAILCLMVPSVLVYFGIFQTNTLDTVHLLMKEANLLYFVIASLVVGSILGMNRVVLIQGMTRMFIPLVVGTITAVATGLLVGKLFGFTFYHTFFFIIVPIIGGGIGEGILPLSLAYSAILGQSPDVYVAQLAPAAVVGNIFAIICAGVLARIGMRRKDLNGEGMLIRSAKDNAIFTSQEGPKQADFQLMGGGLLMTCAFFIVGGLFEHLVHIPGPVLMILIAVMCKYAQVIPAKMEQGAHSWYKFVSTTLVWPLMIGLGMLYVPLESVVAVFSVGYVVVCGAVVLSMAAISFIIAPYLNMYPVEASIVTSCHSGLGGTGDVAILSASNRMSLMPFAQIATRIGGASTVIGATLLLGWII
- a CDS encoding sensor histidine kinase, which produces MNNASSAGKQKVPLRLSTSITLMVSAVIVSVLLVVHTLFFIQLSQMAQDSLQNKAVAVARALSFSPTIINGLSNPADGQKIQAYTHDVQKANDLLFIVITDMKGIRYSHPNPEMIGQHFIGNDLEPALQGKENSAVNRGVLERALRVFTPIYGSQGKQIGVVAIGISLTSIDSVVSETRWTIPWTILFGALIGSVGTWFLVKALKRIMLGFEPYEISNLFEQRNAMLQSIKEGVIAVDADSRITVVNHEAKRLFKQSGPMENLLLSNASKYWPVRLYLQQVLETGIARRDEEINFNGSILLTNTVPVMVKGNVIGAIATFRDKTEVSQLMQRLTGMVHYADALRAQSHEFMNKLHVILGLLHMKYYQQLEDYIVKTSNNYQAEIGSLLRKVKSPVIAGFLLGKINRARDLGITLSISDDSLLPDTENEQVTTTLITVLGNLIENALEAIGNQNQREINVSFHYQNGRVHCVVSDDGPGIPAELQNRIFDNGFSTKGTEHGIGLSLVRQSLESIGGDIEFDSEAGVFTQFFISLPYDIILNNSASNNNMASSDISSNNISAVNHD
- the ansP gene encoding L-asparagine permease, which encodes MMSGKYSAETQHAAKKRWLDSHDAGYHKSMGRRHIQMIAIGGSIGTGLFLGTGARLQMAGPALAIVYLICGIFSFFILRALGELILHRPSSGSFVSYAREFLGEKASYVAGWMYFLNWAMTGIVDITAVALYMHYWGSFSDVPQWLFALGALSIVATMNMIGVKWFAEMEFWFALIKVAAIAIFLAVGVIFLGTGQSVAGHPTGMHLITDNGGFFPHGLLPALILVQGVIFAFAGIELIGTAAGECKDPEKMLPKAINSVIWRIGLFYVGSVVLLVCLLPWNAYQAGQSPFVTFFSNLGVPYIGSIMNIVVLSAALSSLNSGLYSTGRILRSLSMGGSAPKFMSKMSQQSVPYAGILVTVGIYVFGVLLNYLVPSQVFEIVLNIASLGIISTWAFIIVCQMKLRQAIKQGTAKPVSFKMPGAPVTSWLTLLFLLGVLVMMAFDYPNGTWTIATVPVVAILLTAGWFSLRKRASEVAAAPVDATSQDASFKESGAQKIVPKELYKQESAG
- a CDS encoding ROK family protein encodes the protein MTTVPINTTRQMKQKNVMLVMSTLKSLISATKSDIASHTGLSLATCGTILNELCAKHEIIEESLDESRGGRPAKRYKYNSNYFSVLSIYVEGTDGSGVISSRLISADNKTIEECDEDYCDFTHEMLLSHIQRVIDKNNNIKAIGLGLPGVIVEGNVLSCDITHLEGLAITDMLSVKFGIFVQVGNDINYAAYGFYRNNCSNIEAPIAYIYMPERHCAGCGIVISGQMLRGASQFAGEVSKLPFYDDLTESINITISNSLVLERLIHITSSLIAVINPATIAISGEQVTQHSSEVISSELLKRFDKQHIPHFVYRNNIKTDYHNGISEYTLDAFNNFRIFDI